ACGCCGGCATTAGCTCCGTGCGGTATCGATAGCGGAGCTGATCTGCACGCCGGGTGGGGCCGGCAAGTCGCCCGGAACGAACATGTCTCCCATCAAAGGCAGCGCCGGATCCACGCTATAATGCGTAAACTCGCGCACCCCCTCGTCATAGAGCACCGTGTCGTCAATCAGAAAGTTGCCCGTGAAGGCGCGCGCAGGCTTTGAGAGGATGGCATGGGCTGCGTCGGCCATGCTCTCCGGCTTGCGGCAATGACGCATTCCGTTCTCTCCGAGCAATGCAAATTGGATGGCAGCCGTCGCAATGGCGGTTCGGGGCCAGAGAGCATTGACAGCAATACCGCGATCGGCAAATTCCGCGCTCATGCCGAGCACGCACATGCTCATGCCGAACTTCGCCATGGTGTAGGCGGTGTGCGGCGCGAACCACTTGGGCGTCATGTCAAGCGGCGGAGATATCATCAAGACATGCGGATTAGCTGCCTTCATCAGGTGCGGAAGGCATGCCTTGGTAGTGATGAAGGTCCCGCGTGCGTTGACTTGAGCCATCAAGTCGAAGCGCCGGATATCCGTTTGTAGGGTGCCGGCCAGATGGATCGCTGATGCATTATTGATGCAAATGTCGATGCCGCCGAACGTCTTTGCCGCTTGGGCAACGCCGGCCTCGACGGAGGATTCATCACGGACGTCGACGGCCAGCGGCAACGCCCTGCCCCCAGCTCGCTCGATGGCTTCGGCGGCAGAATAGATCGTGCCGGGAAGATGCCGGTGCGCCTCGACAGTCTTGGCTGCAATTGCAACGTTGGCGCCGTCTTGCGCGGCTCGCAGCGCAATGGCGAGCCCAATGCCTCGGCTTGCGCCGGTAATGAACAGGGTTTTGCCGGTCAGACTCATGAGGCCACGCTGCCCATGCTCAAGGGAAGCGTTCTTAATGCCGACGTGCCCTGCACGCCGCCCGCGCCGCGGATGCGATCAATGAGCCGCGCCGGCTCTTCAGGAATAGCGTCCCCAATCCAGCTGATGTGTCCGTCCGGGCGGACCAAAGCGTAGCGGCGCCCGTAGACGGCGATGGTGTTTGGCTCCGGGATGAGCTGATGACGGATTGGCAGCCCAACCGCGTGCGCCGCACGGGTCAGACCGCCCACAGCAGCACCCACCTCCGATGCGAACTCCAGCAGCACGAACCCACGACCGAATAAGTCTAACGTGGAGTGGCCCGGCGAGAGCCAAACATGAGGTGCGCGGCCGCCGGCCTCGGCTACTTGCACGAAGTTCGCGACATCGGGCTCGGCTCGTTCGAACGATTCAGCGACGACGATCGGCGAATTGCGATAGACCGCCCCAAGATGAATTCCGAACGACCTCCATTCCCGCTGCATGGCCTGCTGGGTATAGGCTCCTGTTGCGCGCCGCGCCGTCTCGCCCGCAGGGCCTTGGTCGAGCAGCATCGGCTCTGGAGGAACCGAGCGCATCGCGGCTAGGTTCGCGGACGCCTGCGACACGTTGCGCATGGCGATCGGGCGCCGCTCTGTGTCGTAGCTTTCCAGGAGTGTGGGGCCGCCCCACCCCTCCAACACAGCTGCGATCTTCCATGACAGATCAACCGCCTCGGCAATGCCCGTATTCATGCCGTATCCGCCGGTCGGAGAGAGCTGATGGGCCGAATCGCCGACGAGGAAGCAGCGCCCGGAGCTGAACTTCGGCGCAGTGATCTCACGACGGGACCACGGCAACCAAGAGAGCACCTCGTAGTCAACATCGGCTCCGATTCCTCGTCGCACAAAAGTGTTGATCTGCGCCTCGCTCCAATTGGGCCAGGTCTCGTCGCCGAGCAGTTGAAGCCGCCAGGTATCGCGCCCGTCTATATTGACGAAGCTTCCCCAAACCCCCTCAGGCCCGACTAACACGTACCGATACGCCCGTTGGGCGAGCGTCTTCTGCGCCAGAGCCGGACACCGAACGAAGATGTTCGTGCTACAACTCAATACCTTGCTGTTTGTCGGACCAAGCGAGAGTCGCTGTGCGACTGTGCTGCTTGCCCCATCGCAGGCGGCAAGGTACTGCGCACGCACGCATAGTGGTTCGCCACCAAGCAGCGGGCGCACGTGAGCGATGACGTGGTCGCCCTTGTCCTCGAATTCCTCTAGGCGGTGCTGATACAGCAACTGGTTGGTCGAGTAGCTCGAAGCTGCGTTCTGGAGTACGGGGTCGAAAAAATTTTGAGGGCATAGCTCGTGCTTTTGCGGGCTAAACGGTGGCGGGACCGCGTGCGCTTTATCAGGGTAGACATCGCGCGCCAGTTCGTGGCCGAGGACCCCCGTCGCATAGACGATGCTGACCGGCAGATCGCGAGGAAACCCGGCCATTTCGATGGCCTCGACAATTCCCCAGCGTCGGCAGAATTCCATAGTGCGAATGCCGACATTGTCCATGCGAGGATGAACCATCCGGGCCGTCGGCCGCTCCTGCTCTATGAGCAGCGCTTCGACACCGCGCCAACCGAGATCGATTGCAAGCGACAAGCCGACCGGCCCTCCGCCGACTATCAAGACGGGCGTATCGATCGTTTCCACGGACATTCCTCCTGAATTGAACTGCTCGCCGGAGACCGTCTGGCCGCACCGGTCAATGGGCTGCGGCGCTAGAGGTGGTGTTTCGGCAGCGACCGAGGCTTTCCAAGAGGCATGCCCCTGCCCTGCATTTTTGAGAATTGGCCGGGCGCGCTGCTCTCCGGAACGTCCCTCTGCGGGCATGCCACTCATTCTTCAGAGGCCCTCGCAATAACCCGAACGCCGGCTGCGCAACGGGGCTTAGTGGGCATTCGACGCCGGGAAGCATCGATTTCCTCCATATGTCATATATTACATATGTGAGTAACAGGCGAATGTGCATATGTCAAATGTTGCCGATGGTAAAAGCTCGCCCTCCAGACTATGCAGGGTCAGGGCAAGGTCACTGAATGCTCCGTAAGAGCGTGATTGTGCTTGGAGATTAGGCGAGCTTGGAACTAGCGATGGCGAAGAAGAAGACGACCGTAAAACGGAAGGCCCCTGCGGCAACTCCTCCAGCAATTCCGACGCTTGGTTATGTCATTCTGACGAGCTTGGCCCACCATCCTCATACCGGTTATGAGCTGACTCAATTGATGGGCCCCCCGCGCAATTACATGTGGGAGGCCAAGCACAGCCAAGTCTATCCGACGCTGCAGCTGCTAGCGGAACACGGCTATGTCACGTTCGAGGACATTGCGCAGGAAAGCAAACCGGACAAGAAGGTCTACGAGGTTACGGAGCGCGGCCTCGAAGCTCTCAAGGAGTGGGCGAGAAAAGGTCCGACCCATGTGCCTGTCCGGGACGAGTTCAGCGTAAAGATGGCGGCATTGCGGTTGCTTCCGCCCAGTGAAGCTGTGGCCGTGCTCAACCGGCAAATCGAGCTCGTTGAAGGAGAGATAGCGGCCATCAACCTACACTTGGTCGATTTTGTTGATCGTTTCCGTTTGCCGGAGCCGGCACAGAGCAATCATCGCCAATTCTGCCTGCTATCTGCCATTCGACTCTCGCGCGACCTGAAGCTGACGGCTATGGAAGCCTATCGAAAATTGGCCGGCGAATTGTCGCGCGCCACTGAGCCAGCCAAGGCATCTAGAGCACAGTCAAAATGAAGACCCTCGGCAGTTTACAGCCATCTGCCGCTGGCCCTTGTTCCAGGGTCTCGTCCCGACGTTGAATTGCCACCATTACCCTGTATAGGGACGCATGGGTGTTCGCTGCATTGGGGCGGCGTCAGGTAACGCGATGGTCGGGCCGCCACGCGGACGATCTGCGCCTATGAACCACGATCCTAAATTCGGCGATCTTCCGACAGCTCAGCGATTGGCAGAACAGGCTGCGAACACACTTAACCGATTTCTGCATATTGAGGCAGTAAGCGGCGCGGTGCTTCTCGTTGCAGCAGCCGCGGCCTTGATCTGGGCGAATTCGACCGCGGCCCCGAGTTACCACCTCTTTTGGACTCTCCCTGTCACCATTGGCCTTGGTGAGTACGTCTTTTCCCAGTCGCTGCATTTCTGGGTGAATGACGCATTGATGACCGTCTTCTTCCTTGTTGTGGGCATGGAGATTCGGCGGGAGGTTCATGAGGGCGCACTGAGCCGCTTTGACCAGGCCGTTCTGCCGCTGATTGCTTCGGCCGGTGGCGTCCTCGTTCCCGCGCTTATCTATCTAAGCCTCAACAATGATGCTGCTCGGGGACACGGCTGGGCCGTGCCGACCGCGACGGACATCGCCTTTGCTGTTGGCGTCCTCGCCCTGCTTGGACGAAGAATCCCGGTCAATGTGCGAGTGTTCCTACTCGCTCTAGCGATCATCGACGACATCATTGCGATTTTGATCATCGCCGTCTTTTACACCGAAACTCTGCAATTAGGCGGCCTTGCTATCGCAGCCGTTGGCGTTCTCGGGGTCTTGGGATTCCAGCGGATGGGGATCGGTGCGGCATCGCCATATGTGGTGCCAGGTTTGTTGGTTTGGGTCGGATTGTTCGTTGCCGGGGTCCACCCAACACTTGCTGGAGTGGTGCTCGGGTTGATGACTCCGGCTCGCCCCATAGCGATGCGAGAACCTCCGCTGGAGGTGGCGTCGCAAGCGCTCGGACAGTTGAAAACTGGCGATGCGATGAAAACAGGAGATCTGCATTTGTTGCAGCAGCCGTTGCGCGACCTTCGCATAGCTCACCGTGAGATTTTGCCGCCCGCGTCGCGCGTGCAGATGGTACTTCATCCGTGGGTAGCTTACGGAGTGATGCCAATGTTTGCGCTGGCGAATTCGGGGGTCAGCATAAAGGGCGCGGATCTACCCGCTGCCGGCCTGCTGGTGACGATGGGCACCGCACTTGCTTTGATAGTGGGAAAGCCGCTTGGCATTTTCGGAGCGGCCTGGATCGCCGTACGATCGGGGTTCTGCTGCCTTGCTCCCGGGGTTTCTTGGGGCGGCGTCTTTCTCGTCGGACTGCTAGCGGGCATCGGCTTCACCATGTCCATCTTCATCTCGATGCTGGCCTTCTCCAGTGAAGGTTTTTTAAGGGCAGCAAAATTGGGCGTGTTGTTGGGCTCGGCCATAGCCGTGACGCTCGGCCTTGGCTGGGGCGCCTTCTACGTGCGACGTTCGTGACGTCGGTTCGTGTCCTTCCAGGCTCGGCACGGCCCGCGATATCGTCGCTGTCACGATCATCGGTCCGGTTTGTTGATCCGACGTAGCCTAGCAAAACCTGCCACCGCGCAGGGCGACATCGGCTCTTTTGCGCTTCCAGATCGGCTACTCCAGCAGAGGAGCTACCAAAGTTTGCGCTCTCACACGGCCATTCAGCCGGCAGTAATCTTGATAGGCTGCCCAGTTGTGCCTGGCGCTTGAAACAGCCCAGCGGCCGGTTAGTTTCTCTCGGGCTTTTAGCCACTCGCTCCCCAAGTCTCAACCGACCGCCGCTTGAAGCACGGCACGGAACCGAATAACGATCTTGATCCGAACCACGGCGCAGCCACCGCTATCAAAGACATGGCCCGAAAAAAGAACCTCCGCTCGGATCCGAAAAAAGCTAAGGGCCTTCCAGCTGGCGGCAGGCTCCGGTCAAAGGGAATGCCGCTGCGTGAACGGGAGGACGGGGAAGAGGCCGGCAACGGCATCCGTGCCATGCTCGTTGGTCTATCAATGCTACAGGCGATCGCGAAGGAGCGCCGGCCGCTTCCGCTTAAGGATGTTGCCACCGTCAGCGGACTCAGCCCGAGCCGGGCTCATAGGTATTTGTCAAGCCTGCTCGCGGCGGGCTTTATGGAGCAGGACGTCAGATCAGGCCATTACGCTTTGGGGCAAGCCGTTGTCGAATTAGGATTGGTTGCCCTCGGTCAATTGGATCACATTCGGATCGGCGTGGATGCGCTCGTCGCCTTCAGTGAGGAGACCGGCTTTGACGGACATCTCTCCGTTTGGGGCTCATTTGGTCCGACGGTGGTGCGTTGGCAATCCGGACGCTTGGGCTATCATTTCCGGATCGACGAAGGCCGCGTGCTCCCGCTCTTATGGTCGGCAACCGGGCGCGTGCTCATGGCCTATCGCGAGGGAGGGGAAATTGCCCCGCTGGTGAAGCAAGAGCTTGCCGTGTGGAATCGCGAGAACCCCGAACAGCAGATTCGGCGCCAGGACGTGACGCGCATGTGTGCGGCGGTTCGCGAGTTCGGTCTCTCAGCATCGGTTCCATCGCAGCAACGCAATGGTCTGCTCGACCCCGTATTTCCCACAGTCATCAGACTAGGATTGGAAACCACAGCAGCGCCGATTTTCGATCATCGCGGCCGTGTGCCAATGGCCCTCACGTTTTTTGGGTCAGTCCATGGTTCGTCCATCAATAGCGAACCTGCACTTCAAAAGAAGCTCCGCGCCGCCGCGCAAGCAGCTTCGCGGCGCCTGGGCGGCCTAGCCGAGCCGCCAACTTAGGAGCATTGGTCTCGCAAGAGCCAGCAGTTGGACGAATGTTGTGGAAGTCCAATCATTGGCTTGCCGCTCGACACGCCGCGCCGCAGCGTCCACATTCGGTCATGGAAGCCAATGGCCGCAGACGAGGTGAAGCCGAGCGCAGGTGGCGGGCTCGCTCCTTCACTCCCCTCCCGTCAGAGACTTGGCCGCGAGCTACGGTCCGGTCGCCTTTCCGAGGCCGCTCTCCTTACCGTCATGCAAGCCCCGACCTGCCATGCTTTACATCAGAGTATTCGGTGCTTCGCTGTGCAATTCGAGTAAAAAATTGCGCTGTTCCAGCGCTTGCAAAATTCCATACTATTTTGATTGGTGGGTTTGACGCCTAGTGACATTGCGTCGGTCGCGACGTGCAGCGTCGGATGCGCCTTGGTTTATGCACCTTAGGCGGCGGCTTTCAGCGGGATGCGAGGAGTACTTCGATGAAACTAGCTTTGTTCAACGAGTTCATACCCGGGGCAATCAAAGAGAATGAAATTGTCGACATCACAAAGCCGGTTTCCGCGCTCGCGAAATGCGGGCCTCAATACCTGATGGAAGGTCTGATGACTAACTGGGCGACCTACCGGCCGCTCTTGGAGGATTACGTGTCGCGCACGAAGGGCCGCCCAGTC
This is a stretch of genomic DNA from Bradyrhizobium sp. CCBAU 53338. It encodes these proteins:
- a CDS encoding NAD(P)-dependent oxidoreductase — translated: MSLTGKTLFITGASRGIGLAIALRAAQDGANVAIAAKTVEAHRHLPGTIYSAAEAIERAGGRALPLAVDVRDESSVEAGVAQAAKTFGGIDICINNASAIHLAGTLQTDIRRFDLMAQVNARGTFITTKACLPHLMKAANPHVLMISPPLDMTPKWFAPHTAYTMAKFGMSMCVLGMSAEFADRGIAVNALWPRTAIATAAIQFALLGENGMRHCRKPESMADAAHAILSKPARAFTGNFLIDDTVLYDEGVREFTHYSVDPALPLMGDMFVPGDLPAPPGVQISSAIDTARS
- a CDS encoding FAD-dependent oxidoreductase, with translation METIDTPVLIVGGGPVGLSLAIDLGWRGVEALLIEQERPTARMVHPRMDNVGIRTMEFCRRWGIVEAIEMAGFPRDLPVSIVYATGVLGHELARDVYPDKAHAVPPPFSPQKHELCPQNFFDPVLQNAASSYSTNQLLYQHRLEEFEDKGDHVIAHVRPLLGGEPLCVRAQYLAACDGASSTVAQRLSLGPTNSKVLSCSTNIFVRCPALAQKTLAQRAYRYVLVGPEGVWGSFVNIDGRDTWRLQLLGDETWPNWSEAQINTFVRRGIGADVDYEVLSWLPWSRREITAPKFSSGRCFLVGDSAHQLSPTGGYGMNTGIAEAVDLSWKIAAVLEGWGGPTLLESYDTERRPIAMRNVSQASANLAAMRSVPPEPMLLDQGPAGETARRATGAYTQQAMQREWRSFGIHLGAVYRNSPIVVAESFERAEPDVANFVQVAEAGGRAPHVWLSPGHSTLDLFGRGFVLLEFASEVGAAVGGLTRAAHAVGLPIRHQLIPEPNTIAVYGRRYALVRPDGHISWIGDAIPEEPARLIDRIRGAGGVQGTSALRTLPLSMGSVAS
- a CDS encoding PadR family transcriptional regulator, with translation MAKKKTTVKRKAPAATPPAIPTLGYVILTSLAHHPHTGYELTQLMGPPRNYMWEAKHSQVYPTLQLLAEHGYVTFEDIAQESKPDKKVYEVTERGLEALKEWARKGPTHVPVRDEFSVKMAALRLLPPSEAVAVLNRQIELVEGEIAAINLHLVDFVDRFRLPEPAQSNHRQFCLLSAIRLSRDLKLTAMEAYRKLAGELSRATEPAKASRAQSK
- the nhaA gene encoding Na+/H+ antiporter NhaA; this translates as MNHDPKFGDLPTAQRLAEQAANTLNRFLHIEAVSGAVLLVAAAAALIWANSTAAPSYHLFWTLPVTIGLGEYVFSQSLHFWVNDALMTVFFLVVGMEIRREVHEGALSRFDQAVLPLIASAGGVLVPALIYLSLNNDAARGHGWAVPTATDIAFAVGVLALLGRRIPVNVRVFLLALAIIDDIIAILIIAVFYTETLQLGGLAIAAVGVLGVLGFQRMGIGAASPYVVPGLLVWVGLFVAGVHPTLAGVVLGLMTPARPIAMREPPLEVASQALGQLKTGDAMKTGDLHLLQQPLRDLRIAHREILPPASRVQMVLHPWVAYGVMPMFALANSGVSIKGADLPAAGLLVTMGTALALIVGKPLGIFGAAWIAVRSGFCCLAPGVSWGGVFLVGLLAGIGFTMSIFISMLAFSSEGFLRAAKLGVLLGSAIAVTLGLGWGAFYVRRS
- a CDS encoding IclR family transcriptional regulator, whose protein sequence is MKHGTEPNNDLDPNHGAATAIKDMARKKNLRSDPKKAKGLPAGGRLRSKGMPLREREDGEEAGNGIRAMLVGLSMLQAIAKERRPLPLKDVATVSGLSPSRAHRYLSSLLAAGFMEQDVRSGHYALGQAVVELGLVALGQLDHIRIGVDALVAFSEETGFDGHLSVWGSFGPTVVRWQSGRLGYHFRIDEGRVLPLLWSATGRVLMAYREGGEIAPLVKQELAVWNRENPEQQIRRQDVTRMCAAVREFGLSASVPSQQRNGLLDPVFPTVIRLGLETTAAPIFDHRGRVPMALTFFGSVHGSSINSEPALQKKLRAAAQAASRRLGGLAEPPT